TGATATCTGGGCAGGAACTGCTAAGCGTGCTCCGGAAGTTTATCAAAAGCTTGGTCTAGAATGGTTTTATAGACTTATGAAAGAACCGTGGAGATACAAAAGAATGTTAGTTTTACCTAAATTTATGATTAAGGTAATTTTAACGAAAGATATATAGGTGTGAATAATAGGTGACGAGGAAATCTGGCTTTTTGGCTTCAGAATCTTACTTGGCGCCTATTTTTGTGGCAATAATTTTTTCAAATTGAACATTGATTGAAAAAATTACTATGATATAATTAGTGAGGTGGACAGATGAAAAAGAGTAAAAAAAAGGTAATAATTGACGAAATATCATTTTTGGTGGGTATATTTATAATAGCATTTGGGCTGATATTTTTCTTAAAGCCCCATACTCTTGCACCTGGAGGAATTTCAGGATTTGCTGTAGTAATTGATAAACTATTTAATATTCCCATGGATGTGACTAATATAGTAGTAAATATTCCATTATTCCTTGTAGGAATTAGGATTTTAGGTAAAAAGTTTACACTAAGATCTTTTGCTGGAACTTTGATATTATCACTTTTTATAAGATTAATTATAAGTGTTTTAGGAGAAAATATTATAATGGTAGATGATGTATTGTTATCTGCCTTATACGGTGGAGTTTTACTGGGAACTGGATTAGGTCTAGTTTTTAGAAGTGGAGGTTCTACTGGTGGAACAGATTTAGCTGGAGCCATATTAAATAAGTATTTTCCTCATATTAGTATTCCTAAACTGATGATGATATTTGACTTCTTTATAGTTATTTCATCAGGTATAGTTGGTGGAAAGCTAGAGAATTCTCTATA
The sequence above is a segment of the Anaeromicrobium sediminis genome. Coding sequences within it:
- a CDS encoding YitT family protein, with product MKKSKKKVIIDEISFLVGIFIIAFGLIFFLKPHTLAPGGISGFAVVIDKLFNIPMDVTNIVVNIPLFLVGIRILGKKFTLRSFAGTLILSLFIRLIISVLGENIIMVDDVLLSALYGGVLLGTGLGLVFRSGGSTGGTDLAGAILNKYFPHISIPKLMMIFDFFIVISSGIVGGKLENSLYSLVSLYIIVKVADFIVEGLNYAKAFYIISDKSEEIGKNIVDNLGRGATILKGVGVYTGAEKNVIMCIVDTRQITKLKNIVNDIDSNAFVMVTTVHEVLGEGFKINN